In Lachnospiraceae bacterium, the DNA window TATGGTAGAAGGACTGCAGCTGATCATTGCCATCCTGTTAATGGTCCTTGGTGTGATCATTGTATACACATCTGGTAAGGAACTGTTCCAGAAGAAGGCTGAATTAAAACATAGTAATGAAGAAAAACTTGCATAAGCTTTTATAAGCATTAAAAAAGTGGCTTTTTTGAAGATCAAAAACAGCGGATATGGGAAATTGAGATCTTATATCCGCTGTTTTTTCTGCCGTTGACATTCCTGTTTCTAATGGTCTATAATGAGCGAAAAAGAAGAAGGAGCGTGAACAGTATGACATTCTTTGATGAGATCAGTAAAAATCTGACCGGTTATGGAAAAGAAGCTGCAAGAAAGGCAAAAGATGCTGCACAGGTGCTTCAGTTAAAGGCCCAGATCCGGGGGGAAAAGCAGAAGATCAATGAACTGTATGCTGCAATTGGTGCAGTGTATTTTAAAAACCACAGAGATGATTCGGAAGATGAATACAAAATATTCTTCCCGGAGATCGAAAGTGCCATGGTTCATGTGGCAGAGTTAGAGAAAAAACTCAGCCAGCTGGATACTACGGAAAAATGTCCCTGCTGCGGTGCTGCTGTGAAAAAGGGTGATTCTTTCTGCAGTAAGTGCGGTACACCGATCCAGAAGGAAGAAGATGGGACAGAGGAACAGCACATTGCTGTGACAGAGGATGGTTTTGTCCAGGAAGAAACAGCAAAAGAGCCTGTAAAAGAGACCACAGAGGAAAAAAAGACGGAAGCAGCAGAAAATGTGGTCCAGGAGACAGAAACAGAAAATACGACAGAAGAAGAGACAGAACAGAAAGAGGAGCCGGTTTCAGAGCCGGAAGAATAGATTATGAAAGAAAAAAAGACAGGACTGGTGTTAGAAGGCGGCGGTATGAGAGGTATTTATACGGCCGGAGTGCTGGATGTATTTATGGAAAACGGCATTACATTTGATGGTGTGATCGGAGTATCTGCAGGTGCCATTCATGGCTGTTCCTTTGTGTCAGGACAGAAGGGCAGAAGCATCCGGTATTATATGAAGTATTGCCGTAACTGGCGCTTTATGAGCTTTCGGAGCCTGTTTTTAACCGGCAACATTGCAGAGGAAAAATTCTGCTATCATACATTGCCTGAAAAGCTGGATCCTTATGATTACGAGGCCTTTAAGAAAAGCCATACAAAGTTTTATGTAGGCTGCAGTAATGTAGAGACTGGAAAAGCAGAGTATCTTCCTATTACAGATATGAAGGAGGAGATAGACCGGATGAGAGCTTCCGCGTCACTGCCTCTTGTTTCAAAAATCGTAAAGACAGCAGGAATGAAGCTTCTTGATGGCGGCTGTACAGACAGTATCCCGGTAAAGGCATTTGTAAAAATGGGATATAACAAGGATGTAGTGGTACTGACCCGCCATAAGGGATACAGGAAGGAAAAAGAAGGAATCAGTCTGACAAAGCTTGTATACAGGAAATATCCGGAATTTGTAAAAGCTGTATACAAACGCCCGGATGTGTATAATCATACATTAGATGAGATTGAAAAATGGGAAAAAGAAGGAAGGATCTTTGTGATCCGCCCAAGCGTTCCGCTGT includes these proteins:
- a CDS encoding zinc ribbon domain-containing protein; the protein is MTFFDEISKNLTGYGKEAARKAKDAAQVLQLKAQIRGEKQKINELYAAIGAVYFKNHRDDSEDEYKIFFPEIESAMVHVAELEKKLSQLDTTEKCPCCGAAVKKGDSFCSKCGTPIQKEEDGTEEQHIAVTEDGFVQEETAKEPVKETTEEKKTEAAENVVQETETENTTEEETEQKEEPVSEPEE
- a CDS encoding patatin family protein, which codes for MKEKKTGLVLEGGGMRGIYTAGVLDVFMENGITFDGVIGVSAGAIHGCSFVSGQKGRSIRYYMKYCRNWRFMSFRSLFLTGNIAEEKFCYHTLPEKLDPYDYEAFKKSHTKFYVGCSNVETGKAEYLPITDMKEEIDRMRASASLPLVSKIVKTAGMKLLDGGCTDSIPVKAFVKMGYNKDVVVLTRHKGYRKEKEGISLTKLVYRKYPEFVKAVYKRPDVYNHTLDEIEKWEKEGRIFVIRPSVPLSIGRMEADPKKLKEVYELGRDDALRQITAMKEWLN